A window from Acropora palmata chromosome 14, jaAcrPala1.3, whole genome shotgun sequence encodes these proteins:
- the LOC141865747 gene encoding protein Abitram-like, whose product MADGIVERKTVVDRYFTRLYKTDIKGKPFEDQCVLQHSNKICVITVAPSHPLLRCKELLNVNFQVSKNVNRLDNKVSGKGKKGAQQLLPESVICEVTSSSGNIYSLYSCVKGKLVEVNEELVCNSNLLLEKPETEGYLAVVLPKLTENIMEGLLIKEEYDKLLQERTLVDNT is encoded by the exons ATGGCGGATGGAATTgtagaaagaaaaacagtcgTGGATCGGTATTTTACACGACTATATAAGACAG ACATTAAAGGGAAACCATTTGAGGATCAATGTGTGCTGCAGCATTCAAACAA gATATGTGTGATTACTGTTGCACCCAGTCACCCATTGCTTCGATGCAAAGAATTATTAAATGTGAATTTCCAAGTGAGTAAAAATGTCAATAGACTGGATAATAAAGTATCAggaaagggaaagaaaggtGCACAACAACTTCTGCCAGAATCCGTCATCTGTGAAGTTACATCTTCGAGTGGCAACATATATTCTCTATATAG CTGTGTAAAAGGAAAGCTGGTTGAAGTGAATGAAGAACTGGTCTGCAATTCAAATCTCCTTTTGGAAAAG CCAGAGACAGAGGGCTACCTTGCTGTTGTTCTTCCTAAACTCACTGAGAACATTATGGAGGGACTTCTTATCAAGGAGGAATATGACAAACTCTTGCAAGAGAGAACATTGGTTGATAATACCTAA
- the LOC141865746 gene encoding trafficking protein particle complex subunit 5-like — protein sequence MESVRRGRSSNILEKPLSKGRNEINVSTYGLLFSEMVQYCQNRVHTVPELQTKLSELGQQVGSRVLDVLVLREKGMKREIRVLNILLFVKSVLWKSLFGKEADKLEQANDDDKTYYIIEKEPLVNKFISVPKDKGSLNCASFVAGIVEAVLNGCNFPAKVTAHWHKGTTLMIKFEESVIVRDKSIEGR from the exons ATGGAGTCAGTGAGAAGAGGTCGATCTTCCAATATTCTCGAAAAACCGCTAAGTAAAGGAAGAAATGAG ATCAACGTGAGCACTTACGGTTTGTTGTTCTCTGAGATGGTACAATATTGTCAAAACAGAGTTCACACAGTCCCGGAACTCCAGACTAA GTTATCAGAACTTGGTCAACAAGTGGGTTCCAGAGTGCTTGATGTATTGGTCTTGAGAGAAAAGGGAATGAAGCGAGAAATAAGAGTACTTAACATTCTTCTTTTTGTCAAGTCAGTCCTATGGAAG TCGTTGTTTGGCAAAGAAGCAGATAAACTGGAACAAgcaaatgatgatgataaaacTT ATTATATCATTGAAAAAGAACCTTTGGTCAATAAATTCATCTCTGTACCAAAAGATAAAG GAAGTCTAAACTGTGCATCATTTGTGGCTGGAATTGTAGAAGCAGTGCTTAATGGCTGCAACTTT CCTGCAAAAGTCACAGCACACTGGCACAAAGGAACAACTCTTATGATCAAGTTTGAAGAGTCTGTCATTGTGAGAGATAAGTCAATTGAAGGAAGATAA
- the LOC141865745 gene encoding glutathione peroxidase 7-like, which produces MEFVIQQLLLFVCLGPFAVQSTDLYSITVKDLQGSVVPMSIFKGKILLIVNVASECGYTDQHYRELVQLQSKLSNDDFSVLAFPCNQFGNQEPLRNSGIARFVKNTYNVNFPVFSKVKVKGDQAHPLYKYLYQNGQKEPEWNFGKYLVSKSGRVIQYWNQEVSPSSIRHFIEKHVNMAITDQYEVYRVKDL; this is translated from the exons ATGGAGTTCGTGATACAACAGCTACTTCTCTTCGTTTGTTTGGGACCATTTGCGGTGCAGTCAACGGATTTGTATTCTATAACTGTCAAAGATTTGCAGGGGAGTGTTGTTCCGATGAGTATATTCAAAGGAAAG ATCCTGTTGATTGTCAACGTCGCCAGTGAATGCGGCTACACCGATCAGCACTACAGAGAGTTAGTTCAACTGCAGTCTAAACTCTCTAATGACGATTTCAGTGTGCTGGCATTTCCATGTAATCAGTTTGGCAATCAAGAACCATTGAGAAACAGTGGCATCGCACGATTTGTCAAAAATACATACAATGTGAACTTTCCCGTCTTCTCAAAAGTTAAAGTAAAGGGTGATCAAGCACATCCTCTTTACAAGTACCTTTATCAGAATGGCCAAAAGGAACCAGAGTGGAACTTTGGAAAGTATCTTGTGAGCAAATCAGGGAGAGTCATTCAATATTGGAACCAGGAAGTCTCTCCAAGCAGCATCCGTCACTTTATAGAGAAACACGTGAATATGGCTATTACTGATCAGTATGAAGTGTACAGGGTCAAAGATCTATGA
- the LOC141865752 gene encoding L-threonine ammonia-lyase-like: MTESSQEISLSDIFEAKERVKGILEPTLCAKTCFLEEFNIEVILKEENLSPTGSWFDRAVLNTLLSLSEDQRRRGVMAISEYRPFIRALFHFGPKLCVPATLVVPLGSEIEKGMLSRPGRVIVSCASHIEETKLQALEFAKRTGLEVIDSDHSHTMLVGLCTLGLEITEQCGPNLDAILVPYKCPSILTELRCFARCMLPHVEIIGVHLKTKKITRVSSCTDKIDNLHDAVLSISDAEVLQAVSRAIEEQHVNTESRIPIETSDVVSMGFAQTRTKRVVVVVPSDCLPH, translated from the exons ATGACGGAATCAAGTCAAGAAATCTCCCTGTCTGACATCTTCGAAGCCAAAGAGAGAGTCAAAGGAATTTTAGAGCCCACACTATGCGCT AAAACTTGTTTCCTCGAAGAATTTAATATTGAAGTCATCCTTAAGGAGGAAAACCTCTCACCCACCGGAAG ttggtTTGACAGGGCAGTTTTAAACACTCTTCTGTCTTTATCAGAG GATCAACGACGGCGGGGAGTCATGGCAATTTCAGAATACAGGCCCTTCATCCGAGctcttttccattttggtcCGAAACTATGCGTTCCAGCAACCTTGGTTGTTCCATTGGGAAGTGAAATTGAGAAAGGAATGTTGAGTCGACCTGGGCGGGTCATTGTGAGCTGTGCTAGCCACATAGAAGAG ACGAAGTTGCAAGCACTCGAGTTTGCCAAAAGAACTGGGCTTGAAGTTATTGACAG CGACCATAGTCACACCATGCTAGTGGGCCTGTGCACTCTGGGCTTGGAAATCACTGAGCAATGCGGGCCCAATCTCGATGCAATTCTGGTGCCTTACAAGTGCCCTAGTATCTTAACAGAGCTGAGATGTTTTGCAAGATGTATGCTACCTCACGTTGAGATCATT ggaGTTCACTTGAAGACTAAGAAGATAACGCGAG TTTCCAGTTGCACCGACAAGATTGATAACCTACATGACGCTGTTTTAAGCATCAG CGATGCAGAGGTTTTGCAAGCGGTATCACGTGCAATTGAAGAGCAACATGTGAATACAGAAAGTCGAATACCTATAGAGACATCAGATGTTGTGTCTATGGGTTTCGCCCAGACACGAACTAAAAG ggtggtggtggtggtacCTTCTGATTGTCTTCCACACTGA
- the LOC141865739 gene encoding cell division cycle protein 20 homolog: MSHFHFETEVNDLLRLDGPMNKGPAPRWQRKSTEPRCSTTSTSTTPLRSSSRLNCSKTPSKTPKSLKKTPGKAKTPSEDRFIPNRSAMNFEMNYHKMISADRENDENECLSPSKAEFKKKMAQNMGLNDANSRILAFKMKAPTPREGHLNDLRVLYSNSKTPSTSAKKNSRHISPVPERILDAPDLIDDYYLNLLDWSCNNHLAVALGGFVYLWNAATGNIVQLCQTSTPECYIGSLAWIKEGNYIALGDSDGVVQLWDVEAQKRLRSMAGHSSRVGCLSWNSYILSSGCRSGAIHHHDVRVAHHHVATLARHSQEVCGLKWSPDGKFLASGGNDNLLLVWDASINTISNSNTPLHTLNQHQAAVKALDWCPFQRNVLASGGGTADRHIRFWNVSTGNCLNSIDTHSQVCSILWSNEYKELVSSHGYAQNQLTVWKYPSMVKVTELTGHTCRVLHMAMSPDGQTVVSAAADETLRLWKCFASDPVKKKSKPNPTSSSLVHRGIR; encoded by the exons atgTCGCATTTTCACTTTGAAACTGAAGTGAACGATCTCTTGAGACTCGATGGGCCGATGAATAAAGGACCCGCTCCTCGATGGCAGAGAAAATCAACCGAACCTCGATGTTCGACTACCTCTACGTCGACTACGCCGCTTCGTAGTTCATCGAGACTCAACTGCAGTAAGACGCCTTCAAAGACTCCTAAATCATTGAAGAAAACGCCAGGAAAAGCCAAGACACCATCCGAAGACAGGTTTATACCGAATCGGAGTGCTATGAACTTCGAGATGAACTATCACAAGATGATATCAGCTGATCGCGAGAATGACGAAAACGAGTGCTTGAGTCCTTCTAAAGCGGagttcaaaaagaaaatggcacAGAATATGGGTTTAAATGATGCAAATTCCAGGATTCTTGCGTTCAAAATGAAGGCACCAACACCAAGAGAAG GCCATCTGAATGATCTTCGAGTGCTTTACAGCAACAGCAAAACCCCTTCGACATcggcaaagaaaaattccagACATATTTCTCCAGTTCCAGAGAGAATTCTTGATGCACCTGATCTCATTGATGATTACT ATCTGAACCTGTTGGACTGGAGCTGTAACAACCATCTTGCTGTAGCACTGGGTGGTTTTGTTTACTTGTGGAATGCCGCTACAGGTAATATTGTCCAACTCTGTCAGACGTCAACTCCTGAGTGTTATATTGGCTCTTTGGCTTGGATCAAAGAAGGAAACTACATTGCTCTAGGTGATAGTGATGGAGTTGTACAG TTATGGGATGTAGAAGCTCAGAAGCGCTTGCGGAGCATGGCAGGGCATTCCTCTCGTGTAGGTTGCCTTTCATGGAACTCTTACATTCTATCCAG TGGATGCAGAAGTGGTGCAATACACCACCATGACGTACGGGTGGCTCATCACCATGTTGCTACATTGGCCAGACACTCTCAGGAAGTGTGTGGGTTGAAGTGGTCTCCTGATGGAAAATTCCTAGCTAGTGGTGGAAATGACAACTTGTTGTTAGTTTGGGATGCCAGCATCAATACAATTAGTAACAGCAATACACCTCTTCATACTCTTAATCAACACCAAGCAGCAGTCAAG GCACTAGATTGGTGTCCATTTCAACGCAACGTACTGGCAAGTGGAGGAGGAACTGCTGATCGTCACATTAGGTTTTGGAATGTTAGTACAGGAAATTGTCTCAACAGCATTGACACTCATTCCCAG GTTTGCTCCATTTTATGGTCCAATGAATATAAAGAATTAGTGTCTAGTCATGGCTACGCACAAAATCAACTGACAGTCTGGAAATACCCATCAATGGTCAAAGTGACAGAATTAACTGGGCACACCTGCCGAGTTCTTCACATGGCAATGAGTCCAGACGGACAGACAGTGGTGTCAGCAGCAGCAGATGAGACACTGAGACTGTGGAAGTGTTTTGCTAGTGATCctgttaaaaagaaatcaaagccTAATCCCACAAGTAGTTCATTAGTGCATCGTGGTATACGGTAA